The Dermacentor variabilis isolate Ectoservices unplaced genomic scaffold, ASM5094787v1 scaffold_13, whole genome shotgun sequence region TAGCAACTGACTAAAAATTCTGAGATTCAACAGTTGTGTTAGTATCTAATTCTAGCTTATCAATGTGGGCTTCCTTTGGATTATTTGCAAACATGTTTATAAAGCACATTAGCCTCTTGCTGGTTTGCGTACCGGTTGATTTAAGTTGAACATGCTGATTGCGTGAAGAAATTGAGAATATTCATTATTTGTTCAAGACACAGGTGATGTGATCCAATGAAGAAGAATGTCTCATTACAAAGTATAACATTCCGTCAAAGCCGATTTTAATGAACCCATGTACAgcaaattatgctctatatcaaaGACACAGCATTTTTGGGGGGCAATATTCATGCAAAATAAATTGCTTAAAACTAGCTAAACAGTGGATACACACACAATTTTGAGCACCGACAACCCCCGCCGAATTTTTTTGCCAGGCAAACTTCCGACCAtgttctttccttatttttttttttttcgatcgtgtGACTAAGTAAACGTTACAGCATTTTGAATCATAAAAGTGAAGAAAGCGGCCTCCAACACATTTACAGAGAGTCATGTGCCAAGGTTGTTGTTCTGAAATAAGTTGGGAAGCTAATGGCATGAGCCAAAATTACTGCCCATTACGAATAATTTTTGCACAGTATGTTGCATATATTGCGCTTGCTTTTAAAATATTAAGAAAGCCATAAACAAATGCTTATTTGCTCAATCCCCATGCTTTTATTTTGCTGAAGATATCGCAACCCTCGATTCCATTTTGCACACAATCAGCACAAAAGCTGCAATTCTTGACATCTCGGTACCAATAAGTGCTTGAGGGCCTTCCCACTCCCTTTTCAGTGCGGCAGCAGTGCACAATGCATCCCGTCATTGAGTAGACATGTTTTTCATGACCGCCGCACACACGGCTCATTGTGTCACCAAGGAGCTCGATGGCAACTGATAGTCCATTGCAATGTACAGCTTACACCATGTTGCCTCGCACTGTATTGAAATGATACAACTGCTTGCCGCAACCAGTGAAGATGAATCTGTAGCAGCTGGTAGCACAAGTGCCTCCCCGCGACCACCCTGCATGAAGAGTGTGCCTAGAAAGGTACAGACCAATCGACTAGAAGTGGACATGGAGCATCGGTAGCTGCGATCGCCTCCTTGCAAAGCCACAATAAATCCGTGGTTGCTATAGGTGTGATCAGGCATAGCAGCCACGCAGATATATTTCCACTTGGTCTAGTTTACTGTCGCATGCACACGCCTGCGCTTGCACACTTCATACTCAGCATTTTCAAGTGTTCTATTTTCAGTTACTGGAAAACTATATGCTGTCTCACAACGTACTGGCAGCAAAGTGGAGGCTACAGTGAGTATCAGCCAATCAGGAGTGAAGTCGTGCAAAAACACTCTGTTCCTGCGCCGTGGAGCGTCCTCTGCTTTTGAAAATATGCAGCATATCATGAAACTGCTTTGCCAACAGCCAACTTTACCTACTCTCTTTCTATTCAATGCAAATTAGCCGAGAGGATACCTTCACGTCCAGTCAACAATCCTCAAGAAAATCATGCACTATTCCACTATCTGCATAAGCAAGGCTTTTACTGTTTTGCACAAGGCTGAGCTTGATTTCCCAAAGAATTGCATCTGACACAAGCAACAGTTTTTTCCCACTGTAGTTTGAAGAAGTGGTGCGATGCATGCACTTGGAGGCGCTTAAATCAGTAGTGTGTTGATAGAAATAAGCAGTTGGTAGTACGTGGCACTTGTCCTAATCTGTTCCATGTGCCTTTGtctaaattatttgcatttattttgcagtcAACATGACTTCTGCACTTGATCTCTTTTCCTACGCTTTAACATGAGTCCTCAGAAGGAGGGTTCCTGCCAAGAGGAGCCGAGTGACCAGGTGTGCAGCGAAGAAGGAAGAGGGCAGGGGTGGTTAGGTTGATGCTGCTTCAGCGACCGGAGACCAATGAATAATGACATGCCGTTACTGTGAATTCATTTTATTATAACACAGTTGAACCCCACAATAATAAAATTGGTGGGAAAAGTGAAAAAATTCACTTTTGAGGGAATTTCACTGTTGCGAAATCAGGACAGGAATGTGTCACAAAATGAAACTTTACTGGAAAAATTCcatcagcctactttggcaatcCTCACTTAAGGCTATAGAACCACGTTGCCAACAGCCCAAAGTGCACCCCATGTGTCAGTCTGCAATAACGGCAATGCCATGGAGCGGTATTCACAGCCAATGGCTTTCGGAGGTATGACCACTTTCGCAATATTTGGCATAACTTGGCACTGGACGCGGAGCAACTGAGTTTCTCCAGCGTCTGTAGATGCTGATGCGTGCAGTGCTGAGCATGAAAGTGATTGTATCTCATATCTCCGAAACCAAGCACATGACCCCTTTGCGCATGTCTGGCGACACCAAATCCGCATGCAATGCCTGTTGGGTGGTTAAGAAACCAGCATTCTTGAAGCAAGGAGACACATATTCTCGCATCATCACTCAATCACGGCCCGATGCGTGGCAGCCCATGCTGTGACTGCCATTTCATGCACCATGTTCCCACCATGTTCGGTGGGAcatggatttcttttttcttgctgcgCTTTTCTCACTGAGCTGCCAGAGTATGCACTGCGCTAGGTATACAAACACCATTAGTCGGTAGAGATATGCGGTCCTGCCATCTGCAAGGGGCCATCGACTAACAAGACAGTGACCATGAAGTGTTCCCGGCACACACGATCGCTTCCAGCACTTGCTTGTTTTTGTAAACAATATTGGCGGCGCCAACACACATGTAATGTGCTGGTATACTATGCAATTTAAGTGTAAAGCAACGGCATTTGAGCACTTTTTGAAGTCTGCTAGCCTTGTGCAAGTAGGTAATATATGGGATAGCATTCCGGCAAATTTTGCTAAGGTGGCATTGCAGTTTAGCGACATTTCGTTGTCGAGAGATACAAAAGTATATTGTTGTCACGAGAATTTCATTAGCACGGGTTTCGACTGTATCCATTTGCAAGTTATACTAATGTTCCTGTTCATGGCTGGAAGGAGCGTACGCAGAGCGGGCCCATGTGGCAAGTACTGTAAAGATGGACTCCCGGGGAGTTAGGGTAGCTGGGGTGTTCATAGCACTGTCGTCTCCTACAATTCTCTTCCGCCATCGGTCACATTTGCTCTTTGTACATATGCCTTGTCGCGCCTTTCCTTTTATTACTATGTTTACATTTTCTAATCAGTGAGTACCGCATGTTCAATGTCAACTGAATGGTGTTTCCCTGTTGCTGTAGAAAATAGCCAACATTTCTGCTGCTGTATCTTGAGCATCAGTGATTTACTGTTTGCATGCTTCGAGTTTCAAATGTGCAAAAACTTTAGGTTGTGTCACCATCTATAAAAATACAAAGTACAAGCAAACATTCGTAATCTATTGCCTCTATGACCTGGAAGTGCCCACAGCTTGCCGCACACTCCCACAGCACCATCTCAGAGGCAATGTATGGAGTCATCCACTTTCAGCGAAAGCACACGAGCACGTGGCTGCGCTCCTCGGTGCGCATCACGAGgccacgagggttgcaatgtgggcttgttggtaatgcatcttcaaggggagtacgatagcgcgattaaaagactggacaaaagaagacacatagggacacacacagcactgtgtgtgtccctatgtgtcttcttttgtcccgtcttttaatcgcgctaccgtactccccttgatcATGAGGCCACCAAGAGAAATGCTTCCACAATCTGCTACTTTGTTGGCACGCACAAAGCCTTGCCTGATAGTAGCACCATAGCTTTGCTTGCAATGTGGTGCAGAAATGCCTGTCTTTTGTGTAAACTCTTGTCAGGTGCTGAGTGTTTTATGGCACGCGGCACAGCAAACTTCTTGAAGTGGTAAACaagtagaggaggaggaggaataaacttcatttgtgcgcagcagatttgagacctaggcctctctacctagatgacggcctcgagcccttgggccctggcggaatcttcggcctgctggattgccttgagttggtcttccggtgcacagctgagcaacgtggtcccccactgctctctggtcttgtttattttattctgtgtgggtgtccgaggacaagcccaaaccatatgttgtaggtttgccctttcttgacagaatctacatctatccgtgaaGGCCCAGGAAGTAgtggtggtaggccaccgggttcgaatatgtatctgtttgtaagaggtgccatgccgtcgcttgcagtCTACTCAGTGAGGAGTGTggcggggggaaatgggcccttcccaatttatagtgtttggtgatctcgttaaagctggccatgcggtctctctccgttcccagtatttatTGCATGTTACCTGTTTGGCCCGcgagttctcgagccaggttgtgcactatttcgttcccgggaaggaaggagtgtgcgggtgcccatataatgtgaatgttgcgatcttcacgaaagttgtttaaaattctcagcgcTTCCAGCGAGAttttttccttttgcatagttcttgacggctgtcttggagtcacttactacgatgttagcctccgtggaggctattgccagtgctaaggcagcctccTCTGCCACCTCCGCCTTCCCTGTTTTTACCATGCCaataactctgcagtcaccctctaaaCTCGTaccaactatcgacatactctgtccatttgcgtactccgccgcgtccacatagaccacgtccctggcactacggaatcttttgtggagagctctcgctcttgtgtttcttcgatcttggtgaaactccaggtgcatgtttctggggattgggggtattgaCAGATGTGCCCTTATTTTTCTTGGGATGTCTCTCCacactccgtgctgtgcttcgtaagttattccgatgtcatctaagatgtgtctccccgtcaaactctgtgtaagctgTAGAGGTCGCCCCATTTCAGCCCcatttgttaggctgccaccagagtgtggcACCCCCTGTGAtctgtgtgtgtctatatatgttcgggcccaataaagaAGGGGCATTCCCTTTTCGTCCAAGCAAGTGGTCGCACATTTTGGTCCGTCCCTGCGTGCTCGTGCCCCGCGCGGCACCAACcacgcgacatggtgtcagaagcggCCGGATAACGCCCCCCTGCCTTAGCCCTCACCTCATAGGAAGGCACCAAGATGTCCCTCGAGACCGGCGAGCCGCCAAAACTGTACGGCGTCAACTTCCAGCCGCCGGCACCGTTCGACTTCGCGAACCCGCCAACGTGGGTGACATGGCTCAGCCGCTACGAAGACTACGCAGTGGTTTCAGGACTGACGAAAGCGTCGGAAGACATGCAGGTACGCTCGCTACTGTACTGCATGGGCCCGGAGACCCGCCCGCTTCTCGAGACTTTCTCGCTCGACGCCCAGTCGCTCGCTTCATACCAAGCCGTTGCCACCCGCTTCACTGAGCACTTCGTGCACCCGGCAAACGAGCTTTACGAATCGTCACGGTTCCACAGACGCTTTCAGCTGCCCGACGAAAGCATCGACACATACTACGCAGAACTGCGCAGGATGGTCAAGCGCTGTAACTATCCGTCTGCTGCTGTCGAGGAAAGGCTCGTACGCGACCGGTTCGTCGTCGGCCTCCGCGACTCCCGTCTCTCGGACCAGCTGTGCCGGAACACGAAGTTGACACTACAGGACGCCTGGACACAAGCCCGTCAATCCGAAGACGCCGACAGGGAAAAGGCGTTGCCCCAGAACCGCACCGAGCACTCCCGCGAGCTCAACCTCGACGCCGCAAAAGCTAGCAAGTTCCCCTCTCACCGCCGCTCCGCCGCTAAGCCTCGTTCACCGCAGTCGCTAGCAGAGCGCTCACGCGAGCCGTCCACATGTGAATTCTGCAGCCGCGCGCCTCATCGACGTTCAGACTGCCCGGCCCGTCGCTccacctgcaacttctgcaaaaagaaaggccACTTTGCCGAAGTATGCCGCTCGCGGAAGTTCAAGCAGTACAAGCTCAGCTCCGTTCACCTGCACGCCGTCGCGATGCCCGCCTCGGCAAAGTTCGTCGACGTCACCGTTGACGACTACACAGCGCAGTTCAAGGTCGACTCCAGAGCCGAAGTATCTGCTGTTTCCAGCGACTTTCCTACCTTGCCTGCCACACTCGACCAAGTCGACACTCTGCTCACTGGCCCGGGAGGACAGCCACTGCGCGTGCTGGGCTCGTATATGGCACGACTTCAGTGGCAAGGGAAAACAAGCTGTCAGCGCCTCTACGTGATCCAGTCTCTCACTGTGCCTCTTCTGGGACTGCCAGCGCTCCAAGCTCTCCAAGTAGTTCAGTTTCTTGATCAACTCAAAACTTCAAAAGCGACGCTGCGCGCCGAGCTCTTCAATGGATTGGGAACCCTCAAGGATGAATACAACATCCGGTTGAAACCCGATGCCGTACCTTTCTCGCTAAGCATACCTCGCAGGATCCCCATTCCGCTGCTCGAGATTGTCCGCCG contains the following coding sequences:
- the LOC142566782 gene encoding uncharacterized protein LOC142566782, with the translated sequence MSLETGEPPKLYGVNFQPPAPFDFANPPTWVTWLSRYEDYAVVSGLTKASEDMQVRSLLYCMGPETRPLLETFSLDAQSLASYQAVATRFTEHFVHPANELYESSRFHRRFQLPDESIDTYYAELRRMVKRCNYPSAAVEERLVRDRFVVGLRDSRLSDQLCRNTKLTLQDAWTQARQSEDADREKALPQNRTEHSRELNLDAAKASKFPSHRRSAAKPRSPQSLAERSREPSTCEFCSRAPHRRSDCPARRSTCNFCKKKGHFAEVCRSRKFKQYKLSSVHLHAVAMPASAKFVDVTVDDYTAQFKVDSRAEVSAVSSDFPTLPATLDQVDTLLTGPGGQPLRVLGSYMARLQWQGKTSCQRLYVIQSLTVPLLGLPALQALQVVQFLDQLKTSKATLRAELFNGLGTLKDEYNIRLKPDAVPFSLSIPRRIPIPLLEIVRRELDKLESAGVIHRVDKPTPWCSGLVVVRKGDGSYRLRVDLTQLNKVVLRERHILPTVEQVLGLLGDATVFSKLDATASFHQVKLAEDSQELTTFITP